The DNA sequence tgttTAGCTGGAATTGTTCCCAATTAATTGCATCACTTTTTCcgcttttataaatatataataaaatacaccaatttagtggtgttaaaattaattaaaaagttacactatcagttatgactaaataaagttataatcgaACTGTACCAcactataaaaaaatattaaaatgcattatgaatttttaatttcacgttcaaGTCGTGTTATTTATCTTTTGTCATCTTTAAGGTTTTTAGTTTTACCTATATTTTTTGCATAAACtacaaaagataattgttatatactttgaatttgatgttttgtataaataatatgtgaaatcgttaaataaaatcattaccgCAAAATATAATTAGTCACTTAAATAATTTTAGACTTCTTTGTCTTTTAAGTAGTGAATATTAATCCTTGATACGTGGAAAAATGTGCGGTGGACAGCGTATAGGTTGGTTTGTCAGATAGCGGTGGAAATGTTTAACTCGCTGTAACGCGCGCGGTTGGATAAGTGTTAAATAAATGATTTATAGATATACAAAAAAGACATGCATTTATAAGATTCTTTACTATTGTGtgaatagaatatttaaaatatatgaattatttgttgtcaaaatgatttgctttgataaattcatattaaataaataaaacacttCATCTATTTACgctttttaatatacattattttttCGACATTGTTATATCAATAATTAAGAAAATGCGTGGTTTAATaactattaatgaaaaataataaacctCTGTGAATTTCCaatataacaaaatttcacAATTTGTTATATCACTGTATTATATCTACTTTGTTGTGCAGTATTAGGCGGCGTAGTTGTTGGATGAATATGAACAGGTAAATCCCATGTCATCGTTTCAACATCCAAGATCAATGGTCCTTGCCAATTAACAGTACTTTTATTGGGCATTTCTACTAATTTGGAAGTCGTAACAAATTCGAAGTGTAGTCTCCATTTTAGTGTCATTAAATCAGTAGTAAAATCTGGTGTTACGTGTAATGGTATGGGTAATACCAAATGGGAATATTTTAAACCCATACACATTTCGTGGTGTTTGTTGTAACTGACTAAAGTTGGTGTTGAGGCCTTTCCTCGTCTGTACTCTTCTGAAATATGTTCCTCTGATTGCAATGCAACAGATACTTGCGCACAAGAAACGGTAGCATTTGAGAAATCAAATGTTCCGACTATGTCTTCTCCAAATTTGTACGAATTTTTAAAAAGACAAAATCTCACAACGCGCCCACGtccgtttgtaatattataaaaatttggaCTGCGTCTAGCTGTTAAAttctaaatgtaaaaataaaatattaattaatgctgcatttatataacaaatataaatttttatgtaaaaagaaattaataaacctGAAGAGTTTGTAGCGCAACGTCTAATGGAGTATCTCTGTGTTGTGTTTCCATAAAAGGATTATTTGGACTCAAGTCAACACTATCATTACAAGCAGTTacttcaggcaattctgcaaatTCATGAATAAAAGCAGCAGCTTCAGTCACAATTTTTCTACAGTGATTTAGTAGAAGTAGtgctaaattattaaaattataaaattagataatataCTACCACTTAAAGAAAGTACTCTGAATGGAACTCTAAGTAGCTTTATAGCGGTGTTTACTCGTTGTGTTCCAATTGTGATTTTATATGAATACTTTACTGCATGTCCTCTATAAGATGGAGGTGCATCACTTGGAATTATCTCCCGATAAATATCTGCAAAATTTAAAcattaaacaaaaatttatttatataattttgatcATATTTTTGGGCTATATGTCCAAGTTCCAATTAGATACTCACATGTTTTACTTTCACCAGGAGATAATCTTAAatcacaaaataaaatttttggcTTTGTATTTAGAACAACATGACCATTATCCTGTTGCCATGGTGCAAAGGTTGTATCTGAAAAACACTTATTATAAAAAACAAACTGAATGAATTAGAAAGttacatttaaaataattaaaatcaaaGAAAGAAATTCTATATTTCTTCATGCAACaattagaaataattattttaaaataccaTAGACTTACTTGCATTAATAGCTGCTAATTGTGCTGTCATGTTCAGCTTCTCTGagaaaacaattttattatttgtggAACATTGGCAATGAACTTGTGCACTAGCCCACGCGAGACTCTCAAAAATATCACTAGAATTAGTTATGATTTATGTGTAAAAATTTAActctttaatataaataaataaattacttaTTACCTATGACTTTGAGATATTTGATGAATTGGATTTAATGGATTACTAAATGTGACCAAACATTCTATAACTTCACCGGAAAAATATACAGGTCCTCTAATTAGTTTTGCTGTTATCTCAATCatgatttttattataaaaattatgaatataCATTTAAGTAGATCTCACAATATATTACTTGTTGTTTTCTGGAATATATTAATTCAtataaaaaatttgtttcataatattttatactacatattaaaattgtataataaatcaattttcaaacgaaattcaaaataaatttcatacattattttcaatttataaaatgaaaattttaaacattatttcaccactttattctattatatacatattatatatatctatattctATTTTGACGTTTAAGATTCCAAGTATTAATCTAAGTCTAGAACTATATGAACATAAAAGAAccaatacatactattacacaCGTTATACACGGTTTACATGGCCTAATACAAAAAACTTAAATGTCAGTTTACAATCAAAATATGTGTACTTACATCTCCGTTCTTTGATATGTTTTATTTTCCGTGCTGTTCATATGCTTTATCTTCACTTGATAATCCAACAtgtaattattgatattattgatTATCAGAAGCGCTCGTTACAGTGATACAACTTATTAACAAAATGTtacttatttttttaatattccaaCCGATTTTTTGCTTTAAATGACATAACCTACTTAATAACAATTACATATAATTGCAATGACAAAAATAACGGCatgtaaaatttttaatcaaattgataacaaatattatacaCTTCACGTAGAATGgtttaatttacattttaagGTAATGCTGTTAAATTCAACAATGTCGCCGTTAGCTGGTGAGGTTAGTTCACAAATCAAAGAAATTAAagatttgaatttaattaatgtaaatcctaaaaaatatgtaagttttgttattttttaattaaaaatgattaaCAAACAAATTACATTGTAGATGAACACCAGAAATATAAATGATTTTTCTAATGAATTATCTAAATCATCTGATGAATATATCGAAGAGACTAAGAAAATACTTTGTGGGAAAGATACAAAAATTCAGTTTTTCCTCCAAGACAAAATTTTAGAATGGAAAAGTGATTTATGGACTCTTGGAAGAATTGAATTGTGTATTATTTCAGATTTCCAAATAAGGGAAAGTTTTCAACAATTGTTGAAATTTTATCAAAGCATTCAAGATAAGATGACAGTattagaagaagaaaataaaaatttagtaaatgtaaataaagaaataaattcaaagatagaaaaattaatagaaatcaaGATTACTATGGAACAGGATCTTTATAAGAAGTTTATAGTAGTTTTAAattcaaagaaaaagaaaattaaagaattacAAGATgctataaaaaagaaagaaaatgttaAAGAATCAGTTTTTGATGCATGTACAGACGAAGAATCTGAGAAAGAAGATGAAACTGTGAAAGATACTTCCACAATTATCAAAGTTAGCAAAAGAAAGTCACCTAATTATAATAGCCCAAAAAGTATCCAGAAAAGTGAAAAAACAAATCATATTGTTGCTGATAAAATAATTCCTAAGGCATCCACCAGTAAAGATTCTACAAAAAATGAGTTATATACTCCAGATGAGTATGTAAAAGAAATGAATAAGAATGAAGAAGAAAGTTGTAGTCTTAAGAAGTCAAGAAGTAGTCTGAATTTTGTTGAAGAAGAATCTGAGGAAGAATTATTTTCTCAATAATGCAAGTTGATctatttataacttttatttacaattgtatatattttaaaacacaGATTGTGCAATAAATAATTGGAATTAGTATTTCTTATTTTAATGAAACTTAattcattaaattattttaattgtttaactgttttaatttaagatttttatataaaatgtttttaaCTTAATAATGTACAAAGTATATATGAACTATTAACgtaaatattatacaatatataatattgcTGTAAGTACAAACAGTGATTTTTTAAAAGTAAGATTGATTTTGATGTATatgaattttgtaattaattacataattGTAATGTACATATTGAATAAATTCCTTTTACTACCTTTTAAAAGAGGGAGTATTAGAAAAGGAAAAACtactttattaaattttataaaatattgtacTATCCTCTAAACATGAAAGTAAGTTCAATAATTCGGAATATGTAAaacttcttttttcttattcaaTTCCGTAAAATTAccaaaaattatttattcgaaAAGGATTCATTTATCAACGATGCGCGGTGGTACGATTACTTTCACTTCATAAAAATCTTCTCTAAATATTCTTCAAAAATCCTCCTGAATATAGAaatccaaaatatttaaatatttaattaaatattaattatcgtcGTTTACTCAATGCAAGTGAGAAACCGGGCTATTTAACTCAGCGGTTCTTACGAGCTAATATACGATAACCCCTCAGAGTTAATTTCACTCATCATAAGTCATGCATGGATTTCAGTGAATAgtagaaaaatttcatttcaagTATAAATTGGACCTCTTTTTCTCCGTTTTTGACTTTCTTGAACTCACAGAAGCAGCAGAGTATAGCATATGGCTCATGTTGCAGACTAGAGCCGAGGTTCCTCGTCCTGACCAAACAGATGGTCCTGAGAGCTTGCACTGTAGGGCTAATACAATAATCTATGCAAAGGTCTTCTGTAGAAATGCATTAAATAAGCGTATTTTATTCCCTCTCCTATAAGGACCGTACTAGAAACTTCATACCAGGCACATAAAGTATTCAATACGGTAATTATGCTTTACtaattacttttaattaaatatccATTTCTTGTTGTAGAGATTGAAATCGTGCGTCATTTCTGCTTGAAAGATCTTAAGAAGATCAATGGTAATTTCATTGCGAGTGTATTAATGTCGCGCTTCGTAAAAAAATTGTCGATCATTTTGTTCCGGTTGTACTCGAGGGTGAATAGATGAAGGTAACGTTGACAGCGAAGGATTAACGAACGGTGCGTGATAATCGTAACGACAATAAG is a window from the Bombus affinis isolate iyBomAffi1 chromosome 9, iyBomAffi1.2, whole genome shotgun sequence genome containing:
- the LOC126920542 gene encoding RAB6A-GEF complex partner protein 2 isoform X2, which translates into the protein MQCFSDTTFAPWQQDNGHVVLNTKPKILFCDLRLSPGESKTYIYREIIPSDAPPSYRGHAVKYSYKITIGTQRVNTAIKLLRVPFRVLSLSELPEVTACNDSVDLSPNNPFMETQHRDTPLDVALQTLQNLTARRSPNFYNITNGRGRVVRFCLFKNSYKFGEDIVGTFDFSNATVSCAQVSVALQSEEHISEEYRRGKASTPTLVSYNKHHEMCMGLKYSHLVLPIPLHVTPDFTTDLMTLKWRLHFEFVTTSKLVEMPNKSTVNWQGPLILDVETMTWDLPVHIHPTTTPPNTAQQSRYNTVI
- the LOC126920542 gene encoding RAB6A-GEF complex partner protein 2 isoform X1; the encoded protein is MIEITAKLIRGPVYFSGEVIECLVTFSNPLNPIHQISQSHSDIFESLAWASAQVHCQCSTNNKIVFSEKLNMTAQLAAINANTTFAPWQQDNGHVVLNTKPKILFCDLRLSPGESKTYIYREIIPSDAPPSYRGHAVKYSYKITIGTQRVNTAIKLLRVPFRVLSLSELPEVTACNDSVDLSPNNPFMETQHRDTPLDVALQTLQNLTARRSPNFYNITNGRGRVVRFCLFKNSYKFGEDIVGTFDFSNATVSCAQVSVALQSEEHISEEYRRGKASTPTLVSYNKHHEMCMGLKYSHLVLPIPLHVTPDFTTDLMTLKWRLHFEFVTTSKLVEMPNKSTVNWQGPLILDVETMTWDLPVHIHPTTTPPNTAQQSRYNTVI
- the LOC126920543 gene encoding DNA repair protein XRCC4-like isoform X2; translated protein: MLYLHLIIQHVMLLNSTMSPLAGEMNTRNINDFSNELSKSSDEYIEETKKILCGKDTKIQFFLQDKILEWKSDLWTLGRIELCIISDFQIRESFQQLLKFYQSIQDKMTVLEEENKNLVNVNKEINSKIEKLIEIKITMEQDLYKKFIVVLNSKKKKIKELQDAIKKKENVKESVFDACTDEESEKEDETVKDTSTIIKVSKRKSPNYNSPKSIQKSEKTNHIVADKIIPKASTSKDSTKNELYTPDEYVKEMNKNEEESCSLKKSRSSLNFVEEESEEELFSQ
- the LOC126920543 gene encoding DNA repair protein XRCC4-like isoform X1; protein product: MTKITACKIFNQIDNKYYTLHVEWFNLHFKVMLLNSTMSPLAGEMNTRNINDFSNELSKSSDEYIEETKKILCGKDTKIQFFLQDKILEWKSDLWTLGRIELCIISDFQIRESFQQLLKFYQSIQDKMTVLEEENKNLVNVNKEINSKIEKLIEIKITMEQDLYKKFIVVLNSKKKKIKELQDAIKKKENVKESVFDACTDEESEKEDETVKDTSTIIKVSKRKSPNYNSPKSIQKSEKTNHIVADKIIPKASTSKDSTKNELYTPDEYVKEMNKNEEESCSLKKSRSSLNFVEEESEEELFSQ